A genomic region of Anopheles coustani chromosome 3, idAnoCousDA_361_x.2, whole genome shotgun sequence contains the following coding sequences:
- the LOC131259217 gene encoding uncharacterized protein LOC131259217 has translation MQSLRIASFPSLPLLLLLVGLVIVEGFPYPRPYPQTTQLRRLPRRNDFVAYNLHRIIRPRDVNDLGVDQARKAMHDVHETIAEVQRLLALDPSLPRLTRGEIEELFENVTKEEFTKSLRAGDHGRAQHMRALMLVLPYHANSMSPEKLQQIYTRPPVTRIVDGATSQQLRPTGGPLPPARLIATTSTPQPPPPELTTRARSTTPSYPVTTIRFTTPRPTTFHPTLPERMGLRQEEVNDLLASIGLSQSSEEASLPNFRPMPTTAEPLSTESATTTTTTPFPVESSSAKAGINVDDPKVAQELKDLLRSFGLLKDDSDNSIGLAPLPGVENLADIQPAALVLHEPLRVEESTPTIEEPTTPKASTGLTQAKVKPDDYVAFKPLPSGTGGSDKPIDEELDVLLKSFGLLGAGPRNKKSMHPAEGVTVREKASSTVMKSMPAINPDLVAPQLMPVLGTLGIQMQSAGGGEDRTFPAPVFRRREKTGRKLDPPTAHDEDQAARLRVSNEDYRKLEQLWQTVKQLEKLNENLTEDSLDALNPQHYNLSPSLLAQQGPDPLVDGGDTRDRLNEIKKRQQPASTAADSNGTGDSPTRFSLELITANGTASEVSSPVVIEDAKDDQQVPTTTDSEDTTSTTEASTTQSTTTTTTTTESSGRNAALLHDSFPSHDLAGDPVDEEPLPPPRRTGFYFLYDWNTFLEVGEEPNKVVIRYNPQAGDPSRFLPVNVP, from the exons ATGCAGTCCTTGCGGATTGCATCCTTCCCTTCTCTGCCTCTTCTTTTGCTCCTGGTCGGACTGGTGATCGTCGAGGGTTTCCCCTATCCCCGACCGTATCCACAAACGACACAACTTCGCCGGCTTCCGCGAAGGAACGACTTCGTGGCGTACAACCTGCACCGCATCATTCGTCCCCGCGATGTGAACGATCTGGGCGTCGATCAGGCGCGGAAGGCAATGCACGACGTGCACGAAACGATCGCTGAGGTGCAGCGGCTGCTGGCGTTGGATCCATCGCTTCCCCGTTTGACGAG GGGTGAAATCGAGGAACTGTTTGAGAATGTCACGAAGGAAGAGTTCACCAAGTCGCTCCGAGCTGGCGATCACGGCCGGGCGCAACACATGCGTGCCCTGATGCTCGTGCTGCCGTACCACGCGAACAGCATGTCGCCGGAGAAGCTGCAGCAGATCTACACCCGGCCTCCGGTGACGCGGATCGTTGATGGAGCCACCTCCCAGCAGCTACGACCGACTGGAGGACCACTTCCACCGGCGCGTCTTATCGCAACCACGTCGACACCGCAACCTCCACCACCGGAACTAACCACCAGGGCACGCTCAACGACTCCCTCCTACCCGGTAACGACCATCCGCTTTACCACACCCCGTCCGACGACCTTCCATCCGACGCTTCCGGAACGGATGGGACTCCGGCAGGAGGAAGTGAACGACCTCCTGGCGTCAATCGGTCTTTCGCAGAGCTCCGAGGAAGCTTCTCTGCCAAACTTCCGCCCAATGCCCACCACCGCCGAACCGCTGAGTACGGAGTCGGCCACAACCACGACCACAACGCCATTCCCAGTGGAGAGTTCAAGCGCCAAGGCTGGAATAAATGTGGACGATCCGAAGGTAGCGCAGGAGCTGAAGGACCTGTTACGCTCGTTCGGGCTACTGAAGGACGACTCGGACAACTCGATCGGACTCGCGCCACTACCCGGCGTGGAAAACCTGGCCGACATTCAACCGGCTGCACTCGTCCTGCACGAACCGCTCAGGGTGGAAGAGTCGACTCCGACGATCGAGGAACCGACGACCCCGAAGGCGTCCACTGGGTTGACTCAAGCGAAAGTGAAACCGGACGATTACGTCGCCTTTAAGCCACTCCCGAGCGGCACCGGTGGGAGCGATAAGCCGATCGACGAGGAGTTGGACGTGCTGCTGAAGTCGTTCGGTTTGCTCGGAGCGGGACCACGCAACAAGAAGTCGATGCACCCGGCGGAGGGTGTGACCGTGCGGGAAAAGGCGTCCTCCACAGTGATGAAATCGATGCCGGCCATCAACCCGGACCTCGTGGCGCCCCAGTTAATGCCTGTACTTGGTACGCTCGGCATTCAGATGCAGTCCGCTGGTGGCGGTGAGGACCGAACATTCCCGGCGCCCGTGTTCCGTAGGAGGGAAAAGACGGGTCGCAAACTGGACCCCCCGACGGCGCACGATGAGGATCAGGCGGCGCGACTACGCGTCAGCAACGAAGACTACCGGAAGCTGGAGCAACTGTGGCAAACGGTGAAGCAGCTGGAGAAGCTCAACGAGAACCTTACCGAGGATTCGCTCGACGCACTGAATCCGCAGCACTACAACCTGAGCCCATCGTTGCTGGCACAGCAAGGGCCAGACCCGCTCGTCGATGGTGGTGACACGCGTGATCGCCTGAACGAGATCAAGAAACGACAGCAACCGGCATCGACAGCGGCGGACTCGAACGGAACCGGCGACAGTCCGACACGCTTTAGCTTGGAGCTGATCACGGCGAACGGTACCGCTTCCGAGGTGAGCTCGCCGGTCGTGATCGAAGATGCAAAGGACGACCAACAGGTACCAACGACCACCGACTCGGAGGATACGACATCGACGACGGAAGCATCAACGACACAAtcgacgaccaccacgacgacaacgacggaaAGTAGTGGCCGAAATGCGGCCCTGCTCCATGACTCCTTCCCTTCGCACGATCTGGCCGGCGATCCGGTTGACGAGGAACCGCTGCCACCACCGCGCCGAACCGGGTTCTACTTCCTGTACGACTGGAACACCTTCCTCGAGGTCGGTGAAGAGCCGAACAAGGTCGTCATACGGTACAATCCGCAGGCCGGCGATCCGAGCCGCTTCCTACCGGTCAATGTGCCGTAA